In Mustela nigripes isolate SB6536 chromosome 12, MUSNIG.SB6536, whole genome shotgun sequence, one DNA window encodes the following:
- the LOC132028111 gene encoding high mobility group protein HMG-I/HMG-Y-like, with protein sequence MSESSSKSSHPLASKQEKDCTEKRGRGRPRKQPPKEPSEVPTPKRPRGRPKGSKNKGAAKTRKTTTTPGRKPRGIPKKLEKEEEEGISQESSEEEQ encoded by the coding sequence ATGAGTGAGTCGAGCTCGAAGTCCAGCCATCCCTTGGCCTCCAAGCAGGAAAAGGACTGCACTgagaagcgggggaggggcaggccgcGCAAGCAGCCTCCGAAGGAGCCCAGCGAAGTGCCGACACCTAAGAGACCTCGGGGCCGACCAAAGGGGAGCAAAAACAAGGGTGCCGCCAAGACCCGGAAAACTACCACAACCCCAGGGAGGAAACCAAGGGGCATACCTAAAAaactggagaaggaggaagaagagggcatCTCGCAGGAGTCCTCCGAGGAGGAGCAGTGA